A single region of the Pontimicrobium sp. SW4 genome encodes:
- a CDS encoding succinate dehydrogenase cytochrome b subunit: MSGFFKSSIGRKVAMALSAFFLMFFLIIHLAVNITSLFSVELFNQLSHFMGTNPLIQLALQPVLIFGVIFHFVMGFILELKNRKAIGVKYAKNNGAANSTWISRNMIYSGLVILAFLVLHFIDFWFPEMKVKYLEGDMTGMIAVTQEFRYFDELQHKFLSPARVGAYVLAFIFLALHLLHGFTSAFQSMGSTAGRKKALQTFGKIYAYVIPLGFIIIAVWHHFNHL; the protein is encoded by the coding sequence ATGAGTGGATTTTTTAAATCTTCGATTGGAAGAAAAGTAGCTATGGCTTTGTCTGCTTTCTTCTTAATGTTTTTCTTAATAATACATTTAGCTGTTAACATCACTTCACTTTTTAGTGTTGAACTTTTCAATCAGCTTTCACACTTTATGGGAACCAATCCTCTAATACAATTGGCATTGCAGCCTGTATTAATTTTTGGGGTTATTTTTCATTTCGTTATGGGCTTTATTTTAGAGCTAAAAAACAGAAAAGCGATTGGCGTAAAGTATGCCAAAAATAATGGTGCAGCTAACTCTACCTGGATTAGTAGAAACATGATTTACAGTGGGCTTGTTATTTTGGCTTTTTTAGTATTACACTTCATAGATTTTTGGTTTCCAGAAATGAAAGTAAAGTATCTTGAAGGAGACATGACAGGTATGATTGCTGTAACACAAGAGTTTAGATATTTTGATGAGCTACAGCATAAATTTTTAAGCCCAGCCAGAGTTGGTGCTTATGTGTTAGCCTTTATATTTCTAGCTTTACACTTATTACATGGGTTCACCTCGGCATTTCAATCAATGGGTTCTACTGCAGGACGTAAAAAAGCATTACAAACCTTTGGGAAAATATATGCGTATGTAATTCCACTAGGATTTATAATCA